The DNA region CGCATCCGCCGGGAGAACCCCGAGGCGGTAGCGGCTCGTGACCGCTACCTGGCGTTCTCGCGGTGGGCGCGCGACCGCGGCGTGCGCTTGCGGCCGTTTTTCGCGACGCGCGAGTGTTACGCCGCGGACACCGGCGAGCTCTGCGACTGGCTGGTCTTCCCCGCGATCACCCTCGCAGTCTACGACGAGGGCGACCTCGCCGCCGTCTACCCGCACGCCGACGGCGACGACTACCGCTCGGTAGCGGATGGGTTGTCTGCCCTCGCCGGGGACGCTCCCGATTCGGTCGACGACCGCGACCGCTCGCTGGTCGCGCCCGCCGACTGAACCCCTGCTGTCAGCCACCCGCAACCCCCACCCCTGCCACCCCGGCGAGGGGGACCGGCCTCCCGCCGGTCCGGATTCTCCGCGGGCGCCGCGAGACCACCGAGCACTCGATATCGCGTCCCGGTCGCCCGTTCCTGTTGCGACCGCTTCACTCGAAAGTGGGAAGGGGATATTTATACGTTTGGATATTTCAACGTATCTACCATATTTTATCACTCGTCGGGGCGTCTCCGGTTCCATGAGTTCCGAAGCGGAGCTGACCCACGACGAGGCAGTCGCGGACGTGCGTGCGTTCGTCGACGCGGTCGAGTCGACCCATCCGGCGCCGTTCGCCCGTGCGGGCGGGCGGTTCACGTACTACCGTCGAGCGCAGTCCGTGATCGACGACCTGCCGACCGACGGCTGTTCGGAGCGGGCCCTCCGAGAGGTAGTCGCCGGACTGGCGTCGAACGTCGCGGAGTATCACACGTTTGTCGTCCACCCCGCAGCGGACGGCACCCTCCCGGTTTCGCTCGGTATCGTCGACGGCGCGATCCGGGTCAGGGCCGCCGAGGCGGACGGCCGACGCGAACTCGTCGGAGCGCGACTGGGCAGCGTCGACGGGACGAACGTCGCGGATCTCGTCGGTCGACAGGCACGACTCCGCGGGAGCGAGACGCCCCACGGCGACCTGGGGAACCTCTTGCGGTCGCTGCGAAAGTGGCGCTCGCTCCCGTTGCTGCTGGACCGCGAGGATTCGCCCGACCGCGTGGGTTTCGAGTTCGAACTGCCGGACGGGACGACCCGAACCGAGACGCTCGGTCCCACGGCGGACGGCGAGTCGACCGTCGGGCCCTCGACGCTCGACCGTCCCACCTCGGAAGGGTGGCCCGCGTATCGACTCCTCCCCGACCGCGACGCCGCGTGGCTGGTGATCCCCTCGATGACGGACTACCGGGAGCACTACGAGCTGTTCCGCGACGTGCTCGACGACCTCGACGCACTCGACGATGAAACCCTGGAGCGTGTCCGGTCGCTGGCAAGCGCTCATACGGGTGAGCCGGCCCCCGACGACATCGACGACGCGATCGACGGGATCCCCTCCGCCCTGGCGATTTTCCGG from Halosimplex halophilum includes:
- a CDS encoding HTH domain-containing protein gives rise to the protein MTPTERTGDRRVALWLRETLPEPAARQRGRLADSLRDLEAAGRVDSYEVTTCPKRIRRENPEAVAARDRYLAFSRWARDRGVRLRPFFATRECYAADTGELCDWLVFPAITLAVYDEGDLAAVYPHADGDDYRSVADGLSALAGDAPDSVDDRDRSLVAPAD
- a CDS encoding S41 family peptidase gives rise to the protein MSSEAELTHDEAVADVRAFVDAVESTHPAPFARAGGRFTYYRRAQSVIDDLPTDGCSERALREVVAGLASNVAEYHTFVVHPAADGTLPVSLGIVDGAIRVRAAEADGRRELVGARLGSVDGTNVADLVGRQARLRGSETPHGDLGNLLRSLRKWRSLPLLLDREDSPDRVGFEFELPDGTTRTETLGPTADGESTVGPSTLDRPTSEGWPAYRLLPDRDAAWLVIPSMTDYREHYELFRDVLDDLDALDDETLERVRSLASAHTGEPAPDDIDDAIDGIPSALAIFRELAAEMAAAETETLVVDVRGNEGGNRLLADLLAYVLYGWEGVATARDRPSAIRYSDRFVAERGTGPFDHASEGRDWDLHPGEYVVDDGDPSVEELQHGLGSLPTFERLEAPDWSAAARYTPSDLVVVTDARTLSAGFSLLAALRRLGAAVVGTAPVQAPTYFGDLIGFSLPNSGIEAKTATTRIETLPDGPDEVLEPDRRLTSEAFDRYDYDRDASVLLALDEYC